The Cellulosimicrobium cellulans genome contains the following window.
GCGGGCTCGACCCGCGCGTCGTCGTCCCGGTCCACGACGCCCTGCTCTCGGCGGCCGGGCACGGCATGGTCGACCGTCTCCTCGGGGAGCAGCGCACGGGCGGGACGTACGCGTACCGGCCGCTCACGCCCGGCGAGTCGCTCGACGTCGCCGCGGGGAGCCTCGACGGGGTCGGTGACGCCGCGGCCCGCGCCCTGCGCGACGAGCACCCCGAGTACGGCGAGGTGACCCTGCTCGAGGCCGACGAGACCGTGCCGCCCCGCCCCGAGGAGGACGCGGCCGACGTCGCCCGCGCCGAGGCCGACCGGTGAGCGACTCCCCGGCGCCGGGCTGGTACCCGGACCCGTGGGGCGTGCGAGCCGAGCGGTGGTTCGACGGGCGCGCGTGGACGCCGCACCTCCGCGACCGCCCCGCGGGCGCCGGCGGCCGGCCCCGGATGCACCCCGGCGCGATCGTCGCGATCGTGCTCGGCGTGGTCCTCGCGCTGGCCGCCGTCGCGGCCGTCGTGGGGTTCTTCGTCGTCATGGTGCAGGGCGTGATCTGCGGCGAGGCGCCCCACTACTGCGACTGATGCGACGCGGCACGCGCGCCGGCTCCGGCGTCCACCGCGGGCCCCGTGCGGGGCCCACGCGTCACAGCAGGGGCCGCAGGGGCGTGAGGACGACCTCGCTGAGCTTGGCCGCCACCGAGCGGGAGTCCCACTCGGCGAGCGTGAGCTCGCGCGAGTTCGACAGGTCGACGTCGAACACCTTCTCCATCTGCGCGGCCACCCCGGGGTCGGTGATCTCGAGGTTGACCTCGTAGTTCCCCGTCAGGGAGAGGCGGTCGATGTTCGCCGTCCCGATCGTGGTCCACGCGCCGTCGATGGTCGCGGTCTTCGCGTGCACCATCGCGTCCCGGTACAGGTGGATACGCACCCCGCCCCTGAGCAGCGCCGTGTACAGGCCGCGTGACAGCCAGTCCGCGAGCACGTGGTTGGAGCGCTCGGGGACCAGCACGCGGACGTCGACCCCGCGCGCGGCGGCGGCGAGGAGCGCCGCGAGGATCTCCCGGTCGGGGATGAAGTACGCCTGCGTGATGTAGACGTGCGAGCTGGCGCGGTCGATCGCGTCGAGGTAGATGCCGCGGATCGGGAAGACGAGGTGCGCGGGCGCGTTGCGCGCGGCCCGCAGCCGCGGCTCCCAGTGCACCGACCCGGGGTCGGCGAGCAGCGGCTGGCCGGGGTTCCGGTTGGCGTTCCAGAAGTCGACGAACGCGTTGCGCAGCTCCCACGCGCTCGGGCCCACGAGGCGGATGTGCGTGTCCCGCCACTGCGTCGCGTACAGGGCGCCGATGTTGTAGCCGCCGACGAACGCGATCTCGTCGTCGACCACGAGGATCTTGCGGTGGTCGCGGCCCGACTTGCGCACGTTGAGCATGAGGATGCCGGGGCGGAACACCGGGTAGCGGATCACGTGGATCGGCTCCGGCAGGTCGAAGAACGCCTGCGGCACGACGAGGTTCGCGAACCCGTCGTAGACGACGAACACCTCGACGCCGCGCTCGCTCGCCTCGACCAGCGCCTGCTTGAACTCCTCGCCGAGCGCGTCGGCCTTCCAGATGTACGTCTCGAGCAGGATGCGGCGCTGCGCCCCGCGGATCGCGCCGAGCATCTCCCGGTACACGTCCTCGCCGTACGTGAAGACGGTCGTCGTGGTGCCCGCGACCTCGACGTCGGCGGGGGAGGAGCGCGGGAACGACGCCTCGGTCGTGTTGCGGCGCTTGCGGATCGCGTCGGCGGTGACGAGCACGGCCGCGACCGTGATCGGCGCCGCGACGGCGACCACGAGCGCGCGGGAGAGCAGACGGCGGGCGGTGCGCAGGGCGGAGTCGGGCGACAGGTGCACGGACTCACCGTAGCGGGCACGCCTCCAGGCGCGACCGCAGGACGGGCGCGCCGCGGGTGAGATCCCGCACCTGCGCCGTTCCCGGGTTCCTCGCGCGCCCGGTCAGTGCGAGCGGAGGGCCTTGATCAGCTCGGCCTTGCGCATCGAGGAGCGGCCCTCGATGCCGATCTCCGCGGCACGCTTGCGCAGCTTCTCGACCGTCCAGTCGTCGTAGTCGCCGGCCTTGCCGCCCTTGCGTCCGACGCTCGTGCGGGACGAGCCCGCGGCGGCGTTCGCGATGCGCGCCGCCTTCTCCTTCGAGTCGCCCTCGTCGCGCAGCTTCTCGTACAGCTCGGGGTCCTTCACGCTCGGTCCGGGGTCGCGCTTCGGCACGGCGTCCTCCCTCGTCTCGCGCCGGCCACCTCGGCGCGGGGACCGGTCTCCCGACAGGCTCGCCCCGCCCTCGCTCGCTCGCACGCGGACCTCACCCGATCACCTCGTCTCGGCACATCATCCGAGCACGGTGAGGCGCGACGAGCCCGTGTCCACGTGCGCGACCCGCCCCGCCACGGCGGCGAAGCCGTGCGGGTCCGCGTCGTACCCGGCCTGCCAGCGCACCCCGCCGTCGTCGAGGGACAGGCCGACCAGGAGCGAGCGTCGCGGGGCGTCCGGGTCGGGCACGACCACGGCGAGCGTCGCGCCGTCGGTGAACGCGGCCGTCACGCCGCGCGCGAGGTCCGGCCCTGCGGTGGGTTCGTCCGCGGACGACCCCGGCGCGGAGCGCGGCCACGACCACACCCGCTCGCCCGTGCGGGCGTCCAGGGCGACGAGCGCGCCGCCCGTGGCGAGGACCGCGCGGCCGTCCGCGAGCGCCACGGCCTGCACGACCGGCAGGTCGGCGCGCCACAGCTCGTGCGGCGCGTCCGTGCCCGGGCCGGGCGCGGACTCGAGCGCGCGCACCTCGCCCGGGGCCGTGACGAGCCAGGTGGTCGCGGCGCTGCCGGGGCCGACGAGAGGAACGAGGAGGCGCCCGGCGACGGAGGCACGGAGCGTCCCGTCCGGGGCGACGAGCTGGGTGGACTCGGTGCGGTCGGGCAACCGGACGGTCGTGCGCCAGAAGGACCCGTCGGCGCGGGGCGTGACCGTCGCCGTGATCGCGTCGCCCCGGGCGTCCAGGCGGGTTCCGGCGAGAGTGAGGACGGCGCTCAGGCGGCAGCCGCGCACGACGAGCAGGTCCTCCTCGACGGTGACGGCGGCCTGTCCCGCGACCTGGGGCCGGCACATCGCGGTGCGCTCCGCGTCGTCGGGCTGGACGGCCTGCCGCCAGCGCACCTGCGCGGTCCGGGCGTCCTGGAGCGCGAGGTGGACCACGCCGCCCGTGCGCGACCAGCGCAGGACGGTCCCGTCGGGGGCGGGCACCGCCCGGCCGAGATCGTCGCCGAGGGGGACCGGGTCCGCCGTCGGACCGCCCGGGCCGAGGACGTGCGCGACGGGCGCGAGGGCGGGGCCCGTCAGGCACGTGACGACGGCGGGGCGCGGAGCCGGGGCCGACGTCTCGCCGACGGCGGGGCCGCACCAGGCCGTCGGGTCGAGGGCCCGCCAGCGACGCGTGCCGGACGCGACGTCGTACCCCTCCACGCCGGCCCCGGTGACCACGGCGAGGACCGCGTCGCTGCCGTCGCCGACCACGACGAGCCGAGGAGAGGCGGCGTCCGTCTCCCACGCCGGCTCGGGTGGCACCGCGAGCGAGACCACGGCCCCGGGCCGGGCGAGGCGTTCCCGCTCCGCGGAGGTCGTGCGCCACGTCCCGACGACGAGGAGGACGAGAGCGACCACCACGAGGGGTGCCACCACGCGCAGGAGCAGACCACGTCGTCGGGCCGGTGCGGCGGACCCGTGGGCCCCCTCCGCGGGTGCGCCGCGCGCGGCCGGTGCGGGCTCGTCGTCCGGGACGAGCTCCACCCGGTGGAGCGAGGCCATACCGACAACGCTACGCGCCCTGCCGCACGGGCGTCAGGTCTCGGCCGGCTCGAGCGCCGCGGAGAGCGGGTGGGCGCGGATGGCGGCGGCGAGCTCGCCCTCGATCCGGTCGAGGTACACGCCCGTGGTCGCGATGGACGCGTGCCCGAGGAGCTCGGCCACGACCTTCACGTCCCACCCCTCGGCGGCCAGCAGGGTCGCGGTCGTGTGGCGCAGGGCGTGCGGCGTGGCCTCGCGCCGGTACTGCGCGGGCATGCGCTCGACGCAGCGCCGCAGGAGACCACGAACCGCCTGCGCGTCGATGCGGCGGCCGCGCCAGGACAGCAGGAGCGCGCGCCGCGCGTCCGGGTCGTCGGGGCGGCGGGCGAGCAGCGCAGGGCGCAGGCGCTCCAGGTACTCCTCGAGCGCGGCGGCGAGCGGGGGAGAGAGCGTCACCGTGCGGACGTGACCGCCCTTGCCCTGGATGCGCCAGCGCGTCTGGTCGGGCTCGCGGGAGAAGTCGTCGAGGTTCGCGCGCTCCAGCTCGGAGACGCGCGGGCCGAGGACGAGCAGGAGCGCGACGACGAGGCGGTCGCGCAGCTGGAGGTCCTGGTCGCGCCGTACCGCGGCCGGGTCGCCGGGCGACCGGGCCGCGGAGACCTCGAGGAGCGACGCGGCGGAGCCCGCGGACAGCGCGGTGCGCGCGACGCGCAGCCCGTCGCGCAGGCGGGCCGGGGGAGAGGCCCACTGCATCGGGTCGGCCTGGACCCACCCCTCGCGCGCCGCGTGGGAGAAGAAGCGGGTGACGGACTGGCGGAACCGGTTGACCGTCGCGGCGGAGCGGCCCGAGCTCCCCGGCTTGCGCGACGCGTCCGCGTACCGGCCGTCAGGAGTGGTCTGGTAGCGCAGGAGGACGTCGTCGACGTCCTCGCCGGCGACGTCGTCCAGCACCCGGGCGGGCCCGGCGAGCCGCGCGAACTCCGCCACGTCCCGCTCGTAGCTGCGGCGTGTCGTCGGCGACAGCACGCCCCGCAGCGTCTGCGCGGCGACGGACGCGAGGTAGCGGTCGGCGGCCTCGGCGACGGTGATCCGCTCGAGGCGGGGCGGGGCGACCATGAGCGGGCCTCCTTCGGGGTGCGGTCGCCGCCAGCCTAGGTCGGGCCACCCACAGCGTCGCCACCGCACGACGCCCTGACCTGCGCCGACGCGGGGGAGTCGGGGGCGACGGGGTCAGCGCGACGCGCCCAGGTGCGCGACGTCGCCCACGCTCAGCACCCCGCGGTTGTGGAAGAACCCGTCCTCACGCAGGGTCGTGATGCTCCCGGAGGCGACCGGGAACGTGACGCTCCCGGCGGCCTCGACCGGCATCCCGATCCAGGCCGCGACGACGAACGTCGCCGCGAACCCGTGCGTGACCACCACCTGGTGGTCCGCGGCACGGCGGAGCAGGTCCGTCGTCGCCGCGTACACCCGCAGCGCGACGTCGAGCCTCGTCTCCGCGCCCGTGACGCCCACGTCGTGCCGCAGACGGTCGCCCACCGCCGGCGGTGGGACGAACCGCGCGTCGAGCCAGGTCTGGGGCCGCCCCCCGGCCTCGCCGTAGGACGCCTCGCGCAGTCGGGCGTCCAGGCGGGGGGCGGCACCGAGCGCCGCGCCGATCGCGCTCGCGGTGCGGCGCGTGCGCAGGAGGTCGGACGTGACGACGTCGACGGCGGCGTCGTCCGGGATCCGGGCACGCAGCGCCGCCGCGACCAGAGCCGCCTGCCGTGCGCCCCGTGCGGTGAGGTCGGAGTCGTGGACGCCGCCGACCAGGCCCTCGACGTGGTGCGTCGCCTCGGGATGGGTGACGACGTGGATCGTGCGTTCGCGCGCGCCGACGACCTCGGCGAGCGGCGGGGGAGGGAAGGGCGTCCGGGGAGGGGTGGAGTCGGGCACGCGCCCAGGGTGGCACACGCTCGGGCACCGGGAGCGAGAAGGAGGGCCGGAGAGAGGGGGACCGCTGTGGGGTCCGGACGCCGGAGTGCTCTGGAGGACGCGCCGACGGTGGCGTGCTGTGCCACCGGCGAGCCACCGGAACCGGCCGAGGTCGCGAGGATCAGCGACGACGCGTCACCACGCTGTTGACCTAAACACAATGGTTTGCGTCGTATGTCCGATTCTAGGCATCGTAGCCCAGAGTGCGGTCCCGCACCAGGAGTCGCCGGGGCGCACGGACGTCCGGGGCGTCCGTCAGCTTGAGCTCGTCCTGTGGCGCATCGGTGCCGCCGGACCCTGCCCGCGGCGCGCGTGCGGGGGACACCGAGCGCCAGGCCCACACGGCGACGGTCGCCGCGCCTGCGGCGACACCGACGAGGACGAACGCCACCAGGGTCAGGGCGAGCGCCGGGACCCAGGCCAGCGTCACGAGCGTCGTCGTGACGAGCCGTCGGGGACGACGGCCGTCCGGCGCGAGCCCGGTGAACGGCGAGGTCGCGGCGAACGTCCCGGAGACGGTTCCTGACGACGCCCGGGACGGCGTGAGCGCCACCAGCCCTGCGAGCAGCCGCCGGCCGTCGCTCCGGTCCGCGGTGCCGCCGCCGGAACGGTGCGTGCCGAGCCGGGGTGCGTACGTCGTCGTGCTCATGACGAAGGGGAGCGCGCGGAGGCCCTCCGTGATGCGTCGGAGCAGCTCCTTCCGCCGCGAAATGACATAATGTACATTATCGGCGCCCCGCGGGTGGGGTCGCGGATCGTGCGTGTTCAGGCCTCAGCGACGACGGGAGCCGGCTCCCAGAGCCCGTCACCGTTGATGCGATGTGTCATCACGAAGGAGATCGGAGCGTTCGGCCAGCCGACGAGCTGCTGCTTGATCAACGGCACGATGAACGGACTCACCGTGTCCAGCGCGAACGGGTCGACCCATGCCGCCTCCAGGACATGTGGCTCGTCCGCGGGCACCCGGGGCACATCGCTGCTCGCGGCCGTCGCGTCGAAGAAGCAGACCAGCTTGCGCCGTCGTCGTTCGTGCCACTCGTGAACGCAGGTGGCAACCAACCGACCGACCTCGATGGCAACACCGGTCTCTTCAGCCGTCTCGCGCGCAGCAGCCTCCTCGAGCGTCTCGCCACGTTCGACGTGACCGCCCGGCAGCTCCCAGCGCGTGACGCCCAGCCGTTCGTGCCGAATCATCAGCCACTTCCGATCCCGGCGCGTCATCGCGAACGCTGTCACGGTCGTCTCCCACGGCTCAGCCACGGTCCGACCCTACGGGCTCCTCGGAGCTGGCCTGCGACCTCGTCGCGTGCGCACGTGCCCGATCGTGACCTGCGGACCCTGCCTGCAGGTGCTCCACGCACAGATCCCTTGGAACCCCGTACGTCGCCGGCGGACAGCCTGGTGCCGTCACGCACCTCTGGCGGCCCGCGGAAGAGGCAGAGCGGATGCCTGTGAGGCATCGGCGATGTCTACTGGCTCCCGTGGGAACCGTCGCTCTCGACCCCTCGACCCGGTGCGCGATCGACGCCGTCACCGCGCTGCGACTCGTGCGCGACGACGTCGGCCTCGGTGCACGACGGCCGCTCGTCGGCCCCTCCGTGCTGCGCAGTCACGCGCTCTCGATGCTCTACCGCGACGTCCGCGACGGCGTGCTCGACGAGACGACGGCGCGCGCCCGCCTGGAGGGCATCGCTGCCCTGAAGATCCGCCTGCTCGGCGACCGCGTCTCGCGGGCCACGGCGTGGCGGATCGCTCACGAGCTGGACGCGGACGACATCGCAGCCGCCGAGTACGTCGCCGTGGCCGTGCTCCAGGCCGACGTCCTCGTGGCCGGTGACGCGGGCGTCGTCGCCACGGCGGACGGGCGGATCCCTCTCGCCGCCTACGTCGACCTGCTGCGCTGAGCAGCCCCTGTCCCCTGCCTCAGTCGTCGAAGACGTCCCAGCAGATCGCGCTCCGGCGCCGCTGGTCGTCGAGGACGAGCTCGCGCAGCTCCGCCGGGATGCGCTCGCGCTGCCAGTCCCGCTCCGCCCGGCGCGCAGCCTCCGGGTCCTCGCCTCGCGCGTCGGCGTCAGCGACCGCCGCCCGGATCGCGTACGCCGCCGCGCCCAGGTCGTGCGCCGCGACGTGCGCGACCGCGACCGCCTGCCCGGCCGCGAGCGCCGCGTACTTGACGGGTGCGGGCTGGTCGCGCCCGGCGGCGTTGGCGACGAAGGCGGTGCTGTGGGCGGTCTTCATGGGGACCTCGCCGCGGATCCAGGCGCGGGCGACGTCGAGGGCGTCGCGGGGTCGGGTGTCGTCGGGCCGGGCGTCCTCGAAGATCGGCAGGACGTGCTCGGTGCACTCGACGGCCCACCGGGCGAGCTGGCGGTGGTGGTCGTCGGTGAGGGTGCCGCCACGTCGGACGGTGATGAGTCGGGGGTCGCGTTCGGTGGGCAGGATCGGCATGGTCCGATGCTCCCCCGGGCCGTCCGCCTCTGGCCACCCCTAACCTGCGGTGGTGTCGGCAACGGTGTGGTCGGAGCGTGGTGTCGGACCGCGTGGTGGCGCGGTCCTCTGGTGGGGCGCGGGTCGGGCGGCGTACGGTGCGTTCGTCGTCCCCGCTCGTCGTGACCGTGGAAGAGGTGCACGCCTCTCCCCTGCCCCGACGCCGTGGTGCAGCGTCGCCGCCGCACCACGGCCTCTCCCCCGGGCTGGCCGGGTTCTTCGGGTGGGTCACGTCCACGAGGAGGCGCTCATGGCCCGGTTCACCCGCACGGACGACCTGCGCGGCGCGACGTTCGACGGTGCGGACCTGCGCGGTGCGCGGTTCGTGGAGTCCGATCTGTCCGGTGTGGTGATGCGAGGCGTGCAGGTGGAGGGCGTCGACGTCGATGCGCCCTGGCTCGCGGACGGCGACGCGTCGTTCCGGGTGAACGGGGTGGACGTGACCGGGTTCGTGGAGGCAGAGCTGGACCGCCGGTTCCCGGGGCGCGAACGGCGTCGCGCCACCGACCCGCAGGGGCTGCGCGACGCGTGGGCGGCGCTGCAGTCGACATGGGCCGCGACGCTGGACCGGGCGGCGGCGCTGCCCGCGAGCGCCGTGGACGTGTCGGTGGACGGCGAGTGGTCGTTCGCGCAGACGTTGCGGCACCTGGTGCTGGCGACGGACGCGTGGTTGGGGCGGGCGGTGCTGGAGATCGAGCAGCCGTTCCACCCGTTGGGGCAGGCGGGTCCGCAGGCGGCGGAGGACGGGCTGGACCTGTCGCTTTTCGTGACGGGGGCGCCGTCGTACGCGGAGGTGCTGGAGGCGCGCGCGGGCCGGGTCGCGATGGTGCGGGACTTCCTGGCAGGGGTCACGCCGGAGGAGCTGGTGGTGGTGCGGCGCAACCCGTGGTCGCCGCAGTACCCGGAGACGACGTTGTCGTGCGTGCACGTGATCCTCGAGGAGGAGTGGGAGCACCACCGTTTCGCGGTGCGTGACCTCGGTGCGATCGAGGGGTCGCTCGGTGCGTGAGGGTTCCTACGGTCCGCCGTCGACGACGCGGAGCGGCCCCTCCTGCGGGGTCGGCTCCTCGAAGCCGTCGAGGTAGGCGGTCGCGAGGTCCTCGGGGACGAGGACGTCGTCGGGCCCGGTGCCGCGCCGTCGGGCGAGCCGGGCGAGGACGACGTCACGCGGGGTCCGGACGCGGTGGACGACGGGTCGGACCCCCAGGGGCGCGAGGAGGGCGCGGTAGCGGTCGCGCGAGGCGCGGGACCAGAAGGACGTGTCGACGACGACGGGCACGCCGTCGGCGACGAGCTCGGTGAGGCGCGCGCTCAGGGCGGTGTGGACCTCGTCGGCGACGTGGGCCGGCAGGGGGTGGTCACGGTGCCCGCGCCGCCAGGCCTCCTCGTCGAAGGAGAGCGGGACGTAGCCGTGCCGGGCGAGGCTGCGGGCGTAGGTCGACTTGCCGGACCCTGCGGGGCCGCAGACGAGGACGACGAGTTCGCCGGGGTGCGGGCGGTCCTCGGTGGTCATGAGGCGTCCGCCGTGGTGCGCCGGTACACGGACACGTGGGAGCGGGACTCGGCGGTGAACGGCTCCCCTGCCCATCCGGCGTGCCGGGTCTCGATCTCGAGGCCGGCGAGGCGGGCCATGAGGTCCAGCTCGGCGGGCCAGACGTACCGGTGGGGCGTGCGGTGGACCTCGGCGCGGCCGTCGTCGTCGAACCGGACGTGGTGGGACACGACACGCTGGTGCAGGACGTCGTAGGTGTCGACGCCGAGGTAGCCGGGCTCGTCGTGCCAGACGGTCGCGGTGCGGCCGGGCGGGAGGGCGCGCAGCTCGGGGACCCAGAGCTCGACGACGAACCGGCCCCCGGGGGCGAGGTGGCGCGCGGCGTTGCGGAAGCACTCGACCTGGGCGTCTTGCGTGAGCAGGTTCGCGATCGTGTTGTACACGAGGTAGACGAGCGTGTGCTCCCCCGGCACCCGGGCGGTAGCCATGTCCCCGATGACGACGGGCAGGGTCGTCTCGTCGGCCTTCTCGCGGAGCCGAGCGACCATGTGCCGGGAGATCTCGATGCCGGTGACCGGGACGCCGCGCGCGGCGAGCGGGATCGCGACCCGCCCGGTGCCGACGGCGAGCTCGACCGCGCTCCCCCGGCCCGCGAGCGCCGCGAGCCGGCCGACGGCGGGATCGAGGACGTCGGGCGCGAACATGCCCTCGCCAGGGGTGTCGTACCGGGCGGCGGTGTCGGCGTCCCAGAGGCGTTCCTGGTCGGTGCCGCCGAGGTCGGTGCGGGAGGCTGTCATCGTGCGACGGTGTCAGGTGGCGTCCGCGGCGGTCCAGGGATTTCGTGTCGCCGGGCCCTCGACGCCTCCGGTCCGGCGGTGCAGGACGCTACGGTGGCCGCATGGATCGTGAGGCGTTCGTGAGGTATGTCCGGTCGCAGGGGTGGGGTGTCGTGGCGTCGCTCGGTGCGGAGGGCGCGCCCCAGGCTGCGTTCCTCGCCGTGGCGGCGACGGGCGCGGGCGAGCTGGTGTTCGACGCGCGTGCGACGTCGCGCAAGGTGGCGAACCTGGCCCGGGACCCGCGCGTCGCCGTGACGGTGGGCGGGACGGACGGGACGACGCTGCAGTGCGAGGGCGAGGCGGACGTCCCGGTCGGCACGGACCGGGACCGGTGCGCCGCAGCGTACGCGGCGGCGTTCCCGCAGTTCGCGGGGTCGCTGGCGGACGAGGGCATCGTGCTGCTGCGGGTCGTGCTCGCGTGGGCGCGGTACGGGGACTTCCGCGACGGTGGGTCCGTGCTGACGGCGGTCGACGTGACCGGGTGGGGTCCGGCCGGGGGCTGATCGCGGCGCGTCCCGGCGCGGGCCGGTCAGCCGAGCAGCGCCTGCTTCGCGCGTGCGAACTCGGTGTCGGTGAGGTCGCCGGCGCGGTGCAGGGCGGCGAGCCGTTCGAGGCGGGCGACGAGCGCCGCTCCCCCGTCGCCCGTGGCGGCGCTCGCGGCGGGCGCGCCGCGCCCGACGACGCGCCACAGGGTGCGGGCGAACACGCCGGGGCGCCGCGCGGTGCCGGCCTGGCCGGGGTGCAGGCGCGGCACGCGCGGTGAGGGCATGGTCCGGTCGTCGACGACGACGCTCCCGGGTCGCGTGTCCGCGAGCGACCGGGCGAAGCGCGCGAACCGGGCGGACGACCCGTCGAGCAGGACGGCGCGGGTGGTCCGGGCCCCGGGGCGCTCGTCGCGCCAGGTCACGACGACGGTGGGACCGTCGCCCGTGACGGTCACGACGGGTCGCCCGGCGGGCTCGAGCACGGTGTCGTCGCCGCGGACGAGGCGCAGCCGCGCGCCGTCCCACACGAGCCGGCCGCCGGCGACGTGGAACATGGCCGGGTAGCGGGGCGCGGCGGAGAAGCGTGAGGTGTCGGGTGCCCTGCCGGGGATCGTGACGACGCCGACGGGACGCCGACGGGGCGGGGCGGGGGCGACGGGTCCGTGCTCGGCCAGCGCCTCCACGACGGGGACTGCGACCGTGACGGGGGCGACGGGCTCGACCGTGGGCGCCGGGGCGGGGTCCGGCGGGGGGACCTCGGTGTGGCCCTCGGTCGCGCTGGTGCTCATGGTGCTCCCCCGTCGTCGTCGGTCCCCCGATCCTGCCGCGGGGCACCCGCCCGGGGCAAGCCCCTCGGGCGACGTCCTCGCAGGTCAGGGAACGGTAGCGCGCCCCGGCCGGGAGCACCGGTGGCCGGGGCGCGCCGTCTGGGGGCGGGTCAGAGCCCGCCGAGCAGCGCCGAGAAGTCGGGCGTGGCCGCGAACGGGTCGGCGGGGCCGGCGTTCTTGCGCAGCGCGACCTTCTCCGCGAGCTCGCGCCCGGCGCGCGCGATGCGGGCAGGCAGCCCGCCACCGGAGTCGGCCTCGGCGGCGGCCCAGTCGTCGGTCGCGGCGAACACGGACGTCGTGGCGACGTCGGCCCGCAGGTAGGTGAACAACGGGCGCAGGGAGTACTCGAGCGCGAGCGAGTGGCGGGCGGTGCCGCCGGTCGCGCCGAGCAGCACGGGCGTGCCGGTGAGCGAGTCCTTGTCGAGGACGTCCACGAACGACTTGAGCAGCCCCGAGTACGTGGTGGTGAACAGCGGGGTCGTCACGACGATCCCGTCCGCGGCGGCGAGGCGCTCGAGCACCCCGGCGAGCTCGCCCGTGGGGAAGCCGGTGAGCATCGCGTCGACGACGGCGTGCGCGTGGTCGCGCAGCTCCACGGTCTCGACCTCGGCGCTCACGCCGAGCCCCTGGAGCTCGCGCACCGTGGCCTCGGCGAGCCGGTCGGCGAGCAGGCGCGTGGAGGACGGCTTGGACAGCCCGGCGGAGACCACGACGAGGCGGCGGTCCGGGGCGGGGGTGCTGGCGGTCATGCGGTGCTCCTGGGGTGTGGCGTGTGGTGCGGGGGTCGGCCCGTCGCCGGGCCGGACGGTGCGGGGGTGCCCGACGGCGGCAGGTCGAGCGGGTGCACGGGGCACCCCTCGACCGTACGCCGTCGGGCGGCCGGTCCCGCGGCCGGTGACGCCGGCCGCGGGACGGAGCGGGTCACAGCCCGAACGCGGCACCGGCCTTCGCCGGCTCCTGGTCGTCCTCGGCGGTGCGCCCGGTCCAGCGGTCCTCGGTGCCGCCGACGTGCGCGGCGCCCTCGGTCCCGGCGGCGCGGGCCGCGGCGACGCGCTCGGCGTGGCTCGGCGGGTTCGCCGGCACGTGCGCGGGCCGGGCGGCCTCCATCTCCTTGCGGAGCACGGGCACGACCTCGCCCGCGAGGAGGTCGATCTGCTCGAGCACCGTCTTGAGGGGCAGGCCGGCGTGGTCCATGAGGAAGAGCTGGCGCTGGTAGTCGCCGACGTGCTCGCGCATCGCGGCGTACCGGTCGATCACCTGCTGCGGGGAGCCGACGGTGAGCGGCGTCTCGCGCGTGAAGTCCTCCATCGACGGGCCGTGCCCGTACACGGGCGCGTTGTCGAAGTAGGGGCGGAACTCGTCCCACGCCTTCTGGGAGTCCTTGCGCAGGAACACCTGGCCGCCGAGACCGACGATCGCGGTGTCCGCGGGGCCGTGGCCGTGGTGCTCCCAGCGCTGGCGGTAGAACTGCACCATCTGCTTGGTGTGGCTGATGGGCCAGAAGATGTTGTTGTGGAAGAACCCGTCGCCGTAGTACGCGGCCTGCTCGGCGATCTCGGGGCTGCGGATCGACCCGTGCCACACGAACGGCGGCACGCCGTCCAGCGGGCGCGGGGTCGAGGTGAAGCCCTGGAGCGGGGTGCGGAACTTGCCCTCCCAGTCCACGACGTCCTCGGTCCACAGGCGGCGCAGCAGAGCGTAGTTCTCGATCGCGAGCGGGATGCCGTTGCGGATGTCCTGCCCGAACCACGGGTACACCGGGCCCGTGTTGCCGCGCCCCATCATGAGGTCCATGCGCCCGTCCGAGATGACCTGGAGCATCGCGTACTCCTCCGCGAGGCGCACGGGGTCGTTCGTCGTGATGAGGGTCGTGGACGTCGACAGGACGAT
Protein-coding sequences here:
- a CDS encoding class I SAM-dependent DNA methyltransferase; this encodes MTASRTDLGGTDQERLWDADTAARYDTPGEGMFAPDVLDPAVGRLAALAGRGSAVELAVGTGRVAIPLAARGVPVTGIEISRHMVARLREKADETTLPVVIGDMATARVPGEHTLVYLVYNTIANLLTQDAQVECFRNAARHLAPGGRFVVELWVPELRALPPGRTATVWHDEPGYLGVDTYDVLHQRVVSHHVRFDDDGRAEVHRTPHRYVWPAELDLMARLAGLEIETRHAGWAGEPFTAESRSHVSVYRRTTADAS
- a CDS encoding pyridoxamine 5'-phosphate oxidase family protein; protein product: MDREAFVRYVRSQGWGVVASLGAEGAPQAAFLAVAATGAGELVFDARATSRKVANLARDPRVAVTVGGTDGTTLQCEGEADVPVGTDRDRCAAAYAAAFPQFAGSLADEGIVLLRVVLAWARYGDFRDGGSVLTAVDVTGWGPAGG
- a CDS encoding LLM class flavin-dependent oxidoreductase, which codes for MQFGIFTVGDVTTDPTTGRTPDDTERVRAMLTIAKHADEAGLDVFATGEHHNPPFVPSSPTTMLGYLAGVTKNIVLSTSTTLITTNDPVRLAEEYAMLQVISDGRMDLMMGRGNTGPVYPWFGQDIRNGIPLAIENYALLRRLWTEDVVDWEGKFRTPLQGFTSTPRPLDGVPPFVWHGSIRSPEIAEQAAYYGDGFFHNNIFWPISHTKQMVQFYRQRWEHHGHGPADTAIVGLGGQVFLRKDSQKAWDEFRPYFDNAPVYGHGPSMEDFTRETPLTVGSPQQVIDRYAAMREHVGDYQRQLFLMDHAGLPLKTVLEQIDLLAGEVVPVLRKEMEAARPAHVPANPPSHAERVAAARAAGTEGAAHVGGTEDRWTGRTAEDDQEPAKAGAAFGL
- a CDS encoding AAA family ATPase; the encoded protein is MTTEDRPHPGELVVLVCGPAGSGKSTYARSLARHGYVPLSFDEEAWRRGHRDHPLPAHVADEVHTALSARLTELVADGVPVVVDTSFWSRASRDRYRALLAPLGVRPVVHRVRTPRDVVLARLARRRGTGPDDVLVPEDLATAYLDGFEEPTPQEGPLRVVDGGP
- a CDS encoding DinB family protein; the protein is MARFTRTDDLRGATFDGADLRGARFVESDLSGVVMRGVQVEGVDVDAPWLADGDASFRVNGVDVTGFVEAELDRRFPGRERRRATDPQGLRDAWAALQSTWAATLDRAAALPASAVDVSVDGEWSFAQTLRHLVLATDAWLGRAVLEIEQPFHPLGQAGPQAAEDGLDLSLFVTGAPSYAEVLEARAGRVAMVRDFLAGVTPEELVVVRRNPWSPQYPETTLSCVHVILEEEWEHHRFAVRDLGAIEGSLGA
- a CDS encoding putative immunity protein — its product is MPILPTERDPRLITVRRGGTLTDDHHRQLARWAVECTEHVLPIFEDARPDDTRPRDALDVARAWIRGEVPMKTAHSTAFVANAAGRDQPAPVKYAALAAGQAVAVAHVAAHDLGAAAYAIRAAVADADARGEDPEAARRAERDWQRERIPAELRELVLDDQRRRSAICWDVFDD
- a CDS encoding SHOCT domain-containing protein, giving the protein MSTSATEGHTEVPPPDPAPAPTVEPVAPVTVAVPVVEALAEHGPVAPAPPRRRPVGVVTIPGRAPDTSRFSAAPRYPAMFHVAGGRLVWDGARLRLVRGDDTVLEPAGRPVVTVTGDGPTVVVTWRDERPGARTTRAVLLDGSSARFARFARSLADTRPGSVVVDDRTMPSPRVPRLHPGQAGTARRPGVFARTLWRVVGRGAPAASAATGDGGAALVARLERLAALHRAGDLTDTEFARAKQALLG
- a CDS encoding FMN reductase — its product is MTASTPAPDRRLVVVSAGLSKPSSTRLLADRLAEATVRELQGLGVSAEVETVELRDHAHAVVDAMLTGFPTGELAGVLERLAAADGIVVTTPLFTTTYSGLLKSFVDVLDKDSLTGTPVLLGATGGTARHSLALEYSLRPLFTYLRADVATTSVFAATDDWAAAEADSGGGLPARIARAGRELAEKVALRKNAGPADPFAATPDFSALLGGL